GCGCAGGCGGCAACAATGCCCGCCGTACTCCACTTCGTTCTGACCATGGCCTCAAGCTTAAGCCCGCGGCCATAGTCCCTAGGGATGATTTATTTCTGCACCCCGGCCGCATCGCGCATGGCCTTCGTCTGCGCGGACGGATGCTCATTTTCGGTGGCCAGGCGCTCAAACGCCACGGCCGCCAGCGCCGCGGACTGCATTCCCAACACCGAGTCATCGAAACGCATCATCGGCGAGTGGTTCCACTCGCGCTGATTTTCGGGCTTTTCCGGATTGGCCGTGCCCATCCACATAAACGTGCCCGGCACCTGGGAGAGGACGTAGCCGAAGTCCTCGGAGGCCATCATCGGGGCGTCGAAAGGCTGGACATTCTCCGCGCCAAACATCTGGCCCCACAAGGTGGCGGCGAACTGGTTCTCGCGCGCATTGGTCTTGGTGGTCGGGTACAAAATCTCGAAATCCACCTGCGCGGTGCAGCGGTGCGAAGCAGCGACGGAGCTGGAGACCTCCGTAATCATCTGCCGCACGGCGTCGATCTTTTCATCGCGCAGCACGCGCACCGTCGCGCCCAGAGCCGCGCGCTCCGGGATGGCGTTATATGCGCCGTCGCCCGCCCACAAGTTGGTCACGGTAATCACGATGGGCTCCAGCGCATCAAAGCGGCGGGTCAGCGCGGTCTGCAGCGACATCTGAATCTCCGCCAGCGCCGCCACCGGGTCGATGGCATCGTGCGGGCGAGAGCCGTGCCCGCCCTTGCCCAGCACCGTGATGGTCAGGTTGGAGGAGCTGGCCATCATCGGGCCTGGCACATAGTGGAAGGTGCCGCGGTCCTGCGGGCCAACGTGGAGGCCGTAGGCGGCAATGGGGCGTCGGCCAGCGGCGTCGAGGACGCCCTCTTCAATCATCGGCAACGCGCCGCCTGGCCCCTCTTCCCCGGGCTGGAACATAAAGGTGACATCGCCGTGCAGCTCCTCGCGGTGCTCGCACAGAATCCGCGCCGCGCCCACGAGGCCGGCGGTGTGCAGGTCATGGCCGCAGGCGTGCATATACCCATTCGTCGACGCAAACGGGCTGCCGGTCTGCTCGCGCACCTCGAGGGCGTCCATATCCGCGCGCAAAAGCACCGACACCGGCCGCTCGCCGCGC
This genomic stretch from Corynebacterium tuberculostearicum harbors:
- a CDS encoding M20 metallopeptidase family protein — protein: MTDPTKRIRPTNPGRLAAPRQAQQLPPLPVTRARIGERVATEVFQEMGEGMLEELQNFRRDLHRNPEIGLDLPRTQKKVLEALEGLPLEIHVGQDLSSVVAVLRGGQRGERPVSVLLRADMDALEVREQTGSPFASTNGYMHACGHDLHTAGLVGAARILCEHREELHGDVTFMFQPGEEGPGGALPMIEEGVLDAAGRRPIAAYGLHVGPQDRGTFHYVPGPMMASSSNLTITVLGKGGHGSRPHDAIDPVAALAEIQMSLQTALTRRFDALEPIVITVTNLWAGDGAYNAIPERAALGATVRVLRDEKIDAVRQMITEVSSSVAASHRCTAQVDFEILYPTTKTNARENQFAATLWGQMFGAENVQPFDAPMMASEDFGYVLSQVPGTFMWMGTANPEKPENQREWNHSPMMRFDDSVLGMQSAALAAVAFERLATENEHPSAQTKAMRDAAGVQK